One genomic segment of Rhizobium viscosum includes these proteins:
- a CDS encoding helicase HerA-like C-terminal domain-containing protein, whose amino-acid sequence MLEDGKIFIGASRNPDDSINKGEYLDLKFGNRHGLVTGATGTGKTVTLQVLAEGFAKAGVPVFAADIKGDLSGIAAKGEPKDFLTKRAEQIGFADYEFDQFPVIFWDLFGEKGHRVRTTVAEMGPLLLARLMDASEPQEGVINIAFKIADKAGLPLLDLKDFTALLNYMGENASELSNQFGLISKASVGSIQRALLVLEQQGAEHFFGEPALKISDIMRTSNNGYGQISVLAADKLMMNPRLYATFLLWLLSELFEELPEVGDPDKPKLVFFFDEAHLLFNDAPKVLVERVEQVVRLIRSKGVGVYFVTQNPLDVPETVLAQLGNRLQHALRAYSPREQKAVKTAADTFRPNPAFDCATVITTLGTGEALVSTLEAKGAPSIVERTLIRPPSGRVGPVSDAERQQVMDHSPVLGVYDEDVDRESAFEMLAARAKKAADSEAAKRAQEEAPAPQEGSTTSGWTLPGFGGSDDDQPARGQSRGRAGYQRETVMEAAMKSVARTVATQVGRALVRGILGSLKR is encoded by the coding sequence ATGCTCGAGGACGGCAAGATTTTCATCGGCGCAAGCCGCAATCCTGATGACAGCATCAACAAGGGCGAATATCTCGACCTCAAGTTCGGCAACCGGCACGGCCTGGTGACCGGCGCCACCGGTACCGGCAAGACGGTGACCCTGCAGGTGCTGGCCGAGGGCTTTGCGAAAGCCGGCGTGCCGGTTTTCGCCGCCGACATCAAGGGCGACCTCTCGGGCATCGCCGCCAAAGGCGAGCCGAAGGATTTTCTCACCAAGCGCGCCGAGCAGATCGGCTTTGCCGACTATGAATTCGACCAGTTCCCGGTCATCTTCTGGGACCTCTTCGGCGAAAAGGGCCATCGGGTGCGCACGACGGTCGCCGAGATGGGACCGCTGCTGCTTGCCCGGCTGATGGATGCTTCCGAGCCGCAGGAAGGCGTCATCAACATCGCCTTCAAGATCGCCGACAAGGCCGGCCTGCCGCTGCTCGACCTCAAGGATTTCACGGCGCTGCTCAACTATATGGGTGAGAATGCGTCAGAGCTTTCCAACCAGTTCGGGCTGATTTCCAAGGCCTCCGTCGGTTCCATCCAGCGCGCGCTGCTGGTGCTGGAACAGCAGGGCGCCGAACATTTCTTCGGCGAGCCCGCGCTGAAGATTTCCGACATCATGCGCACGTCGAACAATGGCTACGGGCAGATCTCGGTGCTTGCCGCCGACAAGCTGATGATGAACCCCCGCCTTTATGCCACCTTCCTGCTGTGGCTGCTTTCCGAACTCTTCGAGGAACTGCCGGAGGTCGGCGATCCCGACAAGCCGAAGCTGGTGTTCTTCTTCGACGAAGCGCATCTGCTCTTCAACGATGCGCCGAAGGTGCTGGTCGAGCGCGTCGAACAGGTCGTGCGCCTAATCCGTTCCAAGGGCGTCGGCGTCTATTTCGTCACGCAGAACCCGCTCGACGTGCCGGAAACGGTGCTCGCCCAGCTCGGCAACCGCCTGCAGCATGCGCTGCGCGCCTATTCGCCGCGCGAGCAGAAGGCCGTGAAGACGGCCGCCGACACCTTCCGCCCGAACCCCGCCTTCGATTGCGCCACCGTCATCACCACTCTCGGCACCGGCGAGGCGCTGGTCTCGACGCTGGAAGCCAAGGGCGCGCCGTCGATCGTCGAGCGAACGCTGATCCGCCCTCCATCCGGCCGCGTCGGACCGGTGAGTGACGCCGAGCGCCAGCAGGTGATGGACCATAGCCCCGTGCTCGGCGTCTATGACGAGGATGTCGACCGCGAATCCGCTTTCGAAATGCTCGCCGCACGTGCCAAGAAGGCGGCTGATTCCGAAGCCGCCAAGCGGGCGCAGGAAGAGGCCCCGGCGCCACAGGAAGGCAGCACCACGTCCGGCTGGACGCTGCCCGGCTTTGGCGGCAGCGATGACGACCAGCCCGCCCGCGGCCAGTCTCGAGGCCGCGCCGGCTATCAGCGTGAAACGGTCATGGAAGCAGCGATGAAGAGCGTTGCGCGCACGGTGGCGACCCAGGTCGGCCGGGCGCTGGTGCGCGGCATCCTCGGCAGCCTGAAGCGCTAA
- a CDS encoding alkylphosphonate utilization protein — MAGGDDEYVYDEATGEWRPASEMAAAAQAASEVRDASGNVLKDGDSVTLIKDLKVKGANQTLKQGTVIRSIRLTDNPEEIDCRHDTIKGLVLRTEFVRKR, encoded by the coding sequence ATGGCAGGCGGTGACGACGAATATGTTTATGACGAGGCGACAGGCGAATGGCGCCCTGCTTCTGAGATGGCTGCAGCCGCGCAGGCTGCGTCCGAGGTTCGCGACGCCTCCGGAAACGTGTTGAAAGACGGCGATTCCGTCACGCTTATCAAAGACCTGAAAGTAAAAGGCGCCAATCAGACACTGAAGCAGGGCACTGTCATCCGCTCGATCCGTCTGACGGATAATCCGGAGGAGATCGACTGCCGTCACGATACGATCAAGGGCCTCGTCCTGCGCACGGAATTTGTCCGTAAGCGCTGA
- a CDS encoding metal-dependent hydrolase gives MLIAHLPTGYILGTAARASSSAMMATALIGSVMPDFDMIYFYASGGRVHHHAYVTHWPLFWLVSAILILPLLKWLRPAWLAAGCVFFAAAMLHMVMDTIAAPLFWLAPFSFREFELVRVPATHASWIMSFLLHWTFLLEISICLSALALFLMRRRRAEADRSAV, from the coding sequence ATGCTCATCGCGCATCTGCCGACAGGTTATATCCTCGGAACTGCCGCGCGCGCGTCGTCCTCCGCCATGATGGCGACGGCGCTGATCGGCAGCGTCATGCCGGATTTTGACATGATCTATTTCTACGCCTCCGGCGGACGGGTTCATCACCATGCCTATGTCACGCATTGGCCGCTCTTCTGGCTGGTCTCGGCGATCCTTATCCTGCCGCTCCTCAAATGGCTTCGTCCGGCCTGGCTCGCTGCAGGTTGCGTCTTCTTCGCAGCCGCCATGCTGCATATGGTCATGGACACGATCGCGGCACCGCTCTTTTGGTTGGCACCTTTTTCCTTTCGCGAATTCGAGTTGGTTCGAGTCCCCGCAACCCATGCCAGCTGGATCATGAGCTTCCTGCTTCACTGGACATTCCTGCTGGAAATCTCGATTTGCCTTTCGGCGCTCGCACTCTTCCTGATGCGCCGCCGCCGTGCCGAAGCTGATCGATCTGCGGTCTGA
- a CDS encoding GNAT family N-acetyltransferase → MISVSRADSTEDFVIAAGFCEALGALDVEMGRDHGVRAEIVMTLFHGENHESLARKYGSDEAIMLLARWEGAPAGCIALAPFETHAMEIHKFYVDPAFRGRGIGNLLMRRVFEEAKKTGRSTMLVNTAAYLKSALSLYEAFGFTHCPPFHTVPAEISHTEVFMSRPL, encoded by the coding sequence ATGATTTCCGTTTCAAGGGCAGACAGCACAGAGGATTTCGTCATCGCCGCCGGCTTCTGCGAGGCGCTCGGTGCCCTGGATGTGGAGATGGGACGTGATCATGGCGTTCGTGCCGAGATTGTCATGACGCTTTTTCACGGCGAAAATCATGAAAGCCTCGCCCGGAAATACGGCTCCGATGAAGCGATAATGCTCCTCGCACGGTGGGAAGGAGCGCCGGCGGGCTGCATCGCACTCGCGCCATTCGAGACGCATGCCATGGAGATTCATAAATTCTACGTGGACCCCGCTTTTCGCGGCCGGGGCATCGGCAATCTGCTGATGCGAAGGGTATTCGAGGAAGCAAAAAAGACCGGCCGCTCCACTATGCTCGTCAATACCGCTGCCTATCTGAAAAGTGCGCTCTCGCTCTATGAAGCCTTCGGCTTTACCCATTGCCCGCCTTTTCACACCGTGCCGGCTGAAATCAGCCACACCGAAGTCTTCATGTCGCGGCCGCTTTGA
- a CDS encoding ABC-F family ATP-binding cassette domain-containing protein, which produces MTLINIRNLGIVLSAPLFSKLNLVVNAGDRIGLVAANGRGKSTLLNLVTGKLEPTEGEITKARGLTIGHVEQNVPPALLDASFRDAVLLALPPDQADGESWRADVVLESLEVPEELRERPLRQLSGGWQRLALIARTSVNEPDVLLLDEPTNHLDLEKIAQVESWLNALPRDTPVIISSHDRAFLDATTNRTLFLRPEQSPVFSLSYSRARAALDEADASDARRYEKDMKTVEQLRKQAAKLNNIGINSGSDLLVVKTKQLKQRAEKLEETAKPAHLERSAGAIRLANRGTHAKVLVTLEDAEVTMPDGTLLFRTGKQFICQGDRIVLLGLNGAGKSRLVSMLRAAIAEPETAKADIKATPSLVLGYGDQLLADLSDADTPLQTIIRRFDVGDQRARSLLAGAGMTIEMQGKPVKLLSGGQKARLGMLVLRLTQPNFYLLDEPTNHLDIEGQEALESELMAHEASCLLVSHDRSFVRAVGNRFWLIERKRLVEVESPGGFFASVGAG; this is translated from the coding sequence ATGACCCTCATCAATATCCGCAATCTCGGCATCGTGCTGTCCGCGCCGCTGTTTTCGAAGCTCAATCTCGTCGTCAATGCCGGCGACCGGATTGGCCTCGTGGCGGCGAATGGGCGCGGCAAATCTACCCTGCTCAATCTCGTGACGGGCAAGCTGGAACCGACCGAAGGCGAGATCACCAAGGCGCGCGGGCTCACCATCGGCCATGTGGAGCAGAACGTGCCGCCGGCACTTCTCGACGCCAGTTTCCGCGATGCCGTGCTTCTCGCCCTTCCTCCTGATCAGGCTGACGGCGAAAGCTGGCGTGCGGATGTCGTGCTGGAATCGCTCGAAGTGCCGGAAGAGTTGCGCGAACGGCCGCTCCGACAGCTCAGCGGCGGCTGGCAACGGCTGGCACTGATCGCCCGCACCTCCGTGAACGAACCGGACGTGCTGCTGCTCGACGAACCGACCAACCATCTCGACCTCGAAAAGATCGCGCAGGTGGAAAGCTGGCTGAACGCACTGCCACGCGATACGCCCGTGATCATCTCCAGCCATGACCGCGCCTTCCTCGATGCGACGACCAACCGAACGCTCTTCCTGCGGCCGGAGCAATCGCCGGTCTTCTCCCTGTCCTATAGCCGGGCGAGAGCGGCACTCGACGAGGCTGATGCGTCCGACGCGCGACGCTACGAGAAGGATATGAAGACGGTCGAGCAGCTGCGTAAACAGGCGGCCAAGCTCAACAATATCGGCATCAACTCCGGCAGCGACCTGCTGGTGGTCAAGACAAAGCAGCTGAAGCAGCGCGCCGAGAAGTTGGAGGAAACCGCCAAACCCGCGCATCTGGAGCGTTCGGCAGGCGCGATCCGCCTTGCCAACAGGGGCACGCATGCGAAGGTCCTCGTCACGCTCGAGGATGCAGAGGTCACGATGCCAGATGGTACGCTGCTCTTCCGCACGGGAAAGCAGTTCATCTGCCAAGGCGACCGCATCGTGTTGCTGGGCCTCAACGGCGCCGGCAAGTCGCGGCTCGTCTCCATGCTCAGGGCAGCGATCGCAGAACCGGAAACGGCAAAGGCCGACATCAAGGCCACGCCCTCGCTGGTGCTCGGCTATGGCGACCAGCTGCTTGCCGATCTCAGCGATGCCGATACGCCGCTGCAGACGATCATCCGCCGCTTCGATGTCGGCGACCAGCGGGCGCGCTCGCTGCTTGCCGGCGCCGGCATGACGATCGAGATGCAGGGCAAGCCGGTCAAACTGCTCTCGGGCGGGCAGAAGGCACGGCTCGGCATGCTGGTGCTCAGACTGACGCAGCCGAACTTCTACCTGCTCGACGAGCCCACCAACCACCTCGATATCGAAGGGCAGGAGGCGCTGGAAAGCGAGTTGATGGCGCATGAGGCGAGCTGCCTGCTGGTGTCCCACGACCGCAGCTTCGTACGGGCAGTCGGCAACCGCTTCTGGCTGATCGAGCGGAAGAGACTGGTGGAGGTTGAGAGCCCGGGAGGGTTCTTTGCGAGTGTGGGGGCTGGATAG
- a CDS encoding VOC family protein — MSDTHGKFIWCELMTPDPDAAKKFYGSVIGWTSSPMPAEDQPQYSIFEANGVPSVGMMPFPAELEGQGIPPNWTAYLCVDDVDQTAKDYEANGGTVRRPPADIPGIGRFAVVADPQGAVLCIMTPIPPETPRPEVPVGTPGHIGWYELYATDGAKAFDFYSKLFGWTKDQDFDMGPMGVYHIFAEHGKQTGGMMTRPPEIKMSFWTYYFTVPALDAAIDRINAGGGKVVNGPMEVPGSWVCQAMDPQGAFFCLSAEKR, encoded by the coding sequence ATGTCCGATACACATGGCAAATTCATATGGTGTGAACTGATGACGCCCGACCCGGATGCGGCGAAGAAATTCTACGGCTCCGTCATTGGCTGGACTTCATCGCCGATGCCGGCGGAAGACCAGCCACAATATTCGATCTTCGAGGCGAACGGTGTTCCCTCAGTCGGCATGATGCCCTTTCCGGCCGAGCTGGAAGGTCAGGGCATTCCCCCGAACTGGACCGCCTATCTCTGTGTCGATGATGTCGATCAGACGGCAAAAGATTATGAGGCAAATGGCGGCACCGTGCGCCGCCCGCCAGCTGATATCCCAGGTATCGGTCGTTTCGCCGTCGTCGCCGATCCGCAGGGTGCCGTTCTCTGCATCATGACACCGATCCCGCCGGAAACCCCGCGTCCGGAAGTCCCTGTCGGCACACCAGGCCATATCGGCTGGTACGAGCTCTATGCCACCGATGGCGCCAAGGCCTTCGATTTCTATTCCAAGCTCTTCGGCTGGACGAAGGATCAGGACTTCGACATGGGGCCGATGGGCGTCTACCACATCTTCGCCGAGCACGGAAAACAGACCGGCGGCATGATGACCCGCCCGCCGGAAATCAAAATGTCCTTTTGGACCTATTATTTCACTGTGCCGGCGCTCGATGCCGCGATCGACCGCATCAACGCGGGCGGTGGCAAGGTAGTCAACGGCCCGATGGAAGTCCCCGGCTCCTGGGTCTGCCAGGCCATGGACCCGCAGGGCGCGTTTTTCTGTCTGTCGGCTGAGAAGCGGTAG
- a CDS encoding DUF1579 domain-containing protein — protein MKTAEVLKEHAFLERMVGHWTVAASDMTGDKPWQESVRSLQGIWFVAEGAGEMTDGKQATTILTLGYDSSKSKYVGSWIGSMMDYMWTYEGEIEPSGNVLSLYTRGPAFEGDGLADYREQIAFLDDNARTFTSSVREADGTWKQFMEVKYTRKG, from the coding sequence ATGAAGACTGCAGAAGTGCTGAAGGAGCATGCTTTCCTGGAGAGAATGGTCGGTCACTGGACCGTTGCCGCTTCGGACATGACCGGCGACAAGCCTTGGCAGGAGAGCGTGCGCTCCCTGCAAGGCATCTGGTTCGTTGCCGAAGGAGCCGGTGAAATGACCGACGGCAAGCAGGCAACGACGATCCTGACCCTCGGCTACGACTCGAGCAAAAGCAAATATGTAGGCAGCTGGATCGGCTCGATGATGGACTACATGTGGACCTATGAGGGCGAGATCGAGCCCTCGGGTAATGTTCTGTCGCTCTATACCAGGGGACCGGCCTTCGAAGGCGACGGCCTTGCCGACTATCGCGAGCAGATCGCCTTCCTCGACGACAACGCCAGAACCTTCACATCGAGCGTCAGGGAAGCCGACGGCACCTGGAAGCAGTTCATGGAAGTCAAATATACCCGCAAGGGCTGA
- a CDS encoding DUF899 domain-containing protein, whose product MLNKVTQNPAVSREEWLEARRALLLREKEATHLRDKVNAERMALPWVKVDKNYTFDTPQGPKSLADLFDGRSQLMVYHFMFGPEWEAGCPGCSFLADHLDGTLPHLNHHDVTLVAVARAPLAKIEAYKQRMGWKFPWVSSFGSDFNFDYHVSFTPEDLAKDKVFYNFSPIAPSDANDELPGLSAFYRNEKGEVFHTYSSYARGAEEILGTLMILDHAPKGRNEDSTMDFVKRHDEYEEAPQASSSCH is encoded by the coding sequence ATGTTGAACAAGGTGACTCAAAATCCCGCCGTTTCCCGCGAGGAATGGCTTGAAGCCCGCCGAGCTTTGCTCCTGAGAGAGAAAGAGGCGACGCATCTCAGAGACAAAGTGAATGCCGAGCGCATGGCTTTGCCTTGGGTGAAAGTAGACAAGAACTACACGTTCGATACGCCCCAGGGGCCGAAATCGCTCGCCGACCTTTTCGATGGCCGCAGCCAGCTCATGGTCTATCACTTCATGTTCGGCCCTGAATGGGAGGCCGGTTGCCCCGGCTGCTCGTTCCTCGCCGATCATCTCGACGGCACGCTGCCGCACTTGAACCACCACGACGTCACACTTGTCGCCGTCGCCCGCGCACCACTTGCCAAGATCGAGGCCTACAAGCAGCGCATGGGTTGGAAATTCCCCTGGGTTTCGTCCTTCGGCAGCGATTTCAACTTCGACTATCACGTATCTTTCACGCCTGAGGACCTTGCCAAAGACAAGGTCTTTTATAATTTCTCTCCGATAGCGCCCTCTGACGCCAATGATGAGCTGCCCGGACTTTCGGCCTTTTACCGGAATGAGAAGGGCGAAGTGTTCCATACCTATTCGAGCTATGCCCGCGGCGCCGAAGAGATCCTTGGTACGCTGATGATCCTGGATCACGCGCCCAAGGGCCGCAACGAAGATTCGACCATGGATTTCGTGAAGCGTCACGATGAATATGAGGAAGCCCCCCAAGCCTCATCCAGCTGCCACTAG
- a CDS encoding MarR family winged helix-turn-helix transcriptional regulator, whose protein sequence is MSNSIAIPFSTTLLVRDTCLCLHVQRVARALARLFDDALRPVGLTNGQFSLLMSLNRPEPPPMGPVASLLAMDQTTLTAALKPLQRKGFVNVVQNPRDRRGRLLCLTDEGRTALQKALPIWESTHAALEAKLPNGDADGLRRDLQYLA, encoded by the coding sequence ATGTCAAACTCGATCGCGATTCCTTTTTCTACGACGCTTCTGGTGCGGGATACGTGCCTGTGCCTGCATGTGCAGCGCGTAGCCCGTGCGCTCGCAAGGCTGTTCGACGATGCATTGCGGCCCGTCGGCCTCACCAACGGCCAGTTCTCGCTGCTGATGTCCCTGAACCGACCGGAACCGCCACCGATGGGACCGGTCGCAAGCCTGCTCGCTATGGATCAGACGACACTGACGGCGGCGCTAAAGCCGCTGCAGCGCAAGGGTTTCGTCAATGTGGTGCAGAATCCGAGGGACCGGCGCGGCCGCCTCCTCTGCCTGACGGATGAAGGGCGGACGGCGCTGCAAAAGGCTCTGCCGATCTGGGAAAGCACGCATGCTGCGCTGGAAGCAAAGCTGCCAAATGGCGATGCGGATGGGCTGAGGCGGGACTTGCAGTACCTGGCGTGA
- a CDS encoding MerR family transcriptional regulator, which yields MKISDLAKRCGLSAHTLRYYERIGLLPYADRDRSGQRDYDASILSWIEFLGRLKTTGMPIRDMLLYAKLAGSGKATFGERREMLKKHREHVRAHVADLESCLRVLDGKIASYEEAEERMRDDKRKIADTPARART from the coding sequence ATGAAGATCAGCGACCTCGCGAAACGGTGCGGTCTGTCAGCTCATACGCTGCGTTATTACGAGCGTATCGGCCTGCTGCCCTATGCCGATCGCGACCGATCCGGACAACGCGACTACGACGCTTCAATCCTTTCCTGGATCGAGTTTCTCGGCCGTCTGAAGACGACCGGCATGCCGATCCGCGACATGCTGCTTTATGCAAAGCTTGCCGGTAGCGGGAAAGCCACTTTCGGCGAGCGTCGCGAGATGCTCAAGAAGCATCGTGAGCATGTCCGGGCCCATGTGGCCGATCTCGAATCCTGCCTTCGCGTCCTCGACGGCAAAATCGCCTCCTATGAGGAGGCGGAAGAAAGGATGAGAGATGACAAACGGAAGATTGCAGACACGCCGGCTCGGGCAAGGACTTGA